The Capsicum annuum cultivar UCD-10X-F1 unplaced genomic scaffold, UCD10Xv1.1 ctg3482, whole genome shotgun sequence sequence GAAAGAAACCAACTCACAAGTGGTATGGACTTTCAAACTATTCAGCCCGCCACTCAGCACCTGAAAATATGAAGTGTCAAGCTGGTAATAGACAAAACAGGTACAAATATGCAAAACAATAGACCAAGATAGCCAGGAGTGAGGAGGGATATCATCAAGAGTGATGCCCTATTGAGCAATTTCAAAAGTATCTGAAAGCAGGGGAAGGGGAGGAAAAAACATGCTTACCCACTAGCGCTGTCAGGAAATCCTGAGATATGTCAGCATGAGACCTCTGTAGGTCCATTTACTACCGGAAGAAATAAAGTGTTGGTCAAATATCTGCAAAAGGGATTAATATCCAAAACTAGATTATAAGCTCAAAAGATAGTAAATACTCTCGCGGAAACTAGAGTGGAACAGAAATTGATCCAGATATCTATCCTATATGTTTCTCTATCATATTTACTACCTTTTAATTTGCACCAAAATCCTGGAGCATATCTCCCTTATATAGTTCAATGTGATCTTGTAGATGTGTGAAGTTTTTTACTAGTCGAATAGCTATAACAAAAAGTGCCTAGCATTTGATTTAAATTTCCTCTTACCCTAGCTGCTATAATGTTCATGTTTTATCCAAGTTGAACCTATTAACTCAACTTGAACGTACTAACAAGCTCTAAATGTATCAAATGTCTTTCTCATTTGTGCATTAAGGAAAGGGGAAATTCAAAATAACAGATGTTTGAACTTTGAAGACAGTAGTATGTGAATTATCACGCAAATGCAGCCTTTAATCTCTATTTTCGACAAcaaaatggcaaaaaaaaaaaaaaaaaaaacctcataCATTCTGAAGAGCACTAAACACAAACGGAACATAGCCATGTACCTGGTCTTTAGGTCTCATGATCACAGCACTGCTTGCTTAGCTACGTCAGGAGCACCAACTCTTTTCTTTCCAGTATTAACTAGGTATGTGGTTCTTCACATTAAATTGAATATTTACCATCTCCTGCACCAGAACAATTATTTGGTGATTTCAACCAAAAAATGCAGAAACACAACAACTTAAACAAAGAGATTCCCTAGCATGCAACAATCTGCGCCTCGTCAAACTAAACTAGATAAACCTGCAGCCTTAAGATCAAAACAGATAACTGAGCCCTGCCAACACCAGGCTTCATACTGCTAGAGTCAAACTGTGGCATGATAACCcaaaacacacaaaaagaaaaaaaagaaaaaaagataaaggaGGAGATATAGCAGGAGATGAGTAAAGGGCACTGCATCTCCCTACAAATCAAGTAATAATGACTATATTAAATGTAATgtgttgaacttgaacatacCTCTGATTTTTGGCAGAATTATTGTGATGCCTAAGGTGCAACTTTTTGGCCTTTATGATTCCATGATGTAATGCTGAGATGGTGTGGCTATCTGGTTGTATTCCCTTTCTCCACATCTTATTCACAAGGTCTTTAGCCTTCTCAACATGTCCTTGCTTACAATAGCCACATATCAGAGCTGTGTACGTAACACTATCAGGTTCTAAGCCTTTATCAATCATTTCAGTGAAAAGGCAAATAGCATCATCAATGTTATCTGATTTACATCGACTGTCAATCAAAACAGTGTAGCAAATGACATCAGCTGTCAATTCCTCCTCGATCATTTCACTCAAAAAAACTGAAGGATCCATCTTTTCCTCAATACTCAACCCTGTATCATTTCTTTCTCTGACATTCCTCCTTGTACCTGATGACAATCGATCTCTCTTTATATTCTTCGAATGGCCATCAAGCATAACTGTATAAGTGATAACATCAGGAGAAATGCCCCGTTTCTTCATATCATCAAAAAGATTAAGGGCTTCCTGTAAGCTATTCGACCTGCAATAACCATTTAATATCACAGTATAGATGACCACGTCAGGTGCTAATCCTCTCCAAATCAGATTATCGAACACCCATCTGGCGCTTTTCATATCTCCAGCACTACATAAGGAAGCTATTAGTTTGCTGTACATTATTTTACAAGTGTCGTCACCTAAAGCCAACACTATCTCGAACAACTTCAATGCTTTTTCATATTCTCCTTCGAGACATAGGTTACTTAGAAGCTTCAAAGGAGATTTCCTTTTAATTAAAACACCTTGTTTTGACAGTCTAACAAAAAGCCCAAAGGCACCTTTGGTGTTGCCTAACTCACAATACCCATTCACCAGGGCAGCATAATTTTCTGTGGATTTATTCTCCAAGCTATTGATAAATATTTCAGCCTCC is a genomic window containing:
- the LOC124891394 gene encoding pentatricopeptide repeat-containing protein At2g26790, mitochondrial-like, encoding IKSNCVIVSSILQCLCKNGKASDAVDQFSRFKNKGIFLDEVAYNGVIDALCKLGRFEEAEKLLDEMKGKRMTPDIVHYTTLINGYCLHGRILDAMGLFDKMKEKGLKPDVITYNVLAGGFSRNGLLKEALHLLDHMKGQRLTPTTVTHNMIIEGLCIGGYAEEAEIFINSLENKSTENYAALVNGYCELGNTKGAFGLFVRLSKQGVLIKRKSPLKLLSNLCLEGEYEKALKLFEIVLALGDDTCKIMYSKLIASLCSAGDMKSARWVFDNLIWRGLAPDVVIYTVILNGYCRSNSLQEALNLFDDMKKRGISPDVITYTVMLDGHSKNIKRDRLSSGTRRNVRERNDTGLSIEEKMDPSVFLSEMIEEELTADVICYTVLIDSRCKSDNIDDAICLFTEMIDKGLEPDSVTYTALICGYCKQGHVEKAKDLVNKMWRKGIQPDSHTISALHHGIIKAKKLHLRHHNNSAKNQRRW